The Kitasatospora albolonga nucleotide sequence CAGCAGGGCCGCGCCCTCCGCCAGCACCAGATCGGTGTCGATGCCCGCCGGGATCTTGATCGCCGCGTGGTGGCGCCAGGTGGTGACCGGATCGCTCCACGCCTCCACCGTGTACGTCCAGCGCCCCTCGGCGGTCACCGTCACCTCCGCGCCCCACCGGTCCGTGCCCGGGGCCAGCTCGCGCATCGGGGTCCACGGCCCGACCCGTCCGCTCGGATCGCGCAGGACGACATTGGCCGCCACCGCGTCATGGCCTTCGCGGAAGACGGTGGCGGTGACCTCGAAGGTCTCACCGACGACGGCCTTCGCCGCCCGTCTGCCGCAGTCGACGAGGGGACGGACGTCCAGGACGGGAATACGACCGATCATGGAATCACCTGAGGGCTGGAGGAGCTCGGAGTGCACGGGGGACGGCACGGACGCGGAGGACCGACCGCGCGTGCCGCGAAGATGGGGATCTGTCCTTTGTAGCTGCTCAGCTGTCGGCTGACGGGCTGTGGGCATGGCCGCTCCTGTCCGCATTCACTCGAATGGCACTCGAATGGGTGGGTCGCGGGGGTTTCATGCATGTTTCGGGTGCACCGGGAAGGCGTGCGGGCCGGGTCCGGCTGCGTACCGGGGCGTACGCGGAAAGCCTTCCCCGCGCTCGTTCACGGGAAATCCGGCGCTGTGTTAACTACTCGGTCGTAACCATCCGGTTCGCGCCCCGGCGCGCGCCCCGGTCCGGTCCGGTCGCGCCCGGCGCGTGCGCCCCGGTGGGCGTACGGGCCGAAGCGCCCTTACAGGTTCCGGATACCCGCTAAGCGGCGCCACACGGCAGCCTTCCCTGTGACCGGAAGGTCCACAAGGCTGCGTACGGGAAGGAAATCGGCCAAACCCGCAGGTGAAGGGTGGGGTGGGGGAGGGCTGACGGGGCGTGTGGTGTTCCTGTGGGGCGGCGCGCGCGGGCCGCTTCCGGCCCCGGTGAGCCGTCCGCGCGCCGTGGCCGGGAGCCACGGCCGGCCGCTACCGTCGAGGGTGACGGAAGGGCGCACACCGTCGTGCGTCCCCTCGGATGCGCAAGTCCCCTGTAAAGGTGGAGTACGTGAAGGCCATTCGTCGATTCACCGTGCGTCCTGTCCTCCCCGAACCCCTCCGACCCCTCCACGACCTCGCGCGCAACCTGCGCTGGTCGTGGCATACCGAGACCCGCGAGCTGTTCCGGTCCGCCGACCCCGAGGGGTGGCGGCCCGCGGACGCCGACCCCGTACGGCTGCTCGGCTCCCTGACCGCCGGGCGCCTGGCCGAACTGGGCCGGGACGAGGAGTACCTGGGCCGCCTGGCCGAGGTCTCCGCCGACCTCAAGGAGTATCTGGACGGCCCCCGCTGGTACCAGGAACAGCAGGCGGCCGGTGCGGAACTCCCCTCCGCCATCGCCTACTTCTCACCCGAGTTCGGCGTCACCGCCGCCCTGCCCCAGTACAGCGGCGGCCTCGGCATCCTGGCCGGTGACCACCTCAAGGCCGCCAGCGACCTGGGCGTCCCGCTCATCGGCGTCGGCCTGCTCTACCGCCACGGCTACTTCCGCCAGAGCCTCTCCCGCGAGGGCTGGCAGCAGGAGCACTACCCGGTCCTCGACCCCAACGAGCTCCCGCTCGACCTGGTCCGCGAGGCCGACGGCACCCCCGCCCGGGTGGTGCTCGCCCTGCCCGGCGGACGCTCCCTGTACGCCTGCATCTGGCTGGCCCGGGTCGGCCGCGTCCCGCTCCTCCTGCTCGACTCCGACGTCGAGGAGAACGCCCCGGGCGAACGCGATGTCACCGACCGGCTCTACGGCGGCGGCAGCGACCACCGCCTGCTCCAGGAGATGCTGCTCGGTATCGGCGGGGTGCGCGCCGTACGCACCTGGTGCAGGCTCACCCGGACCCCGGAGCCGGAGGTCTTCCACACCAACGAGGGCCACGCGGGCTTCCTCGGCCTGGAGCGCATCCGCGAACTGGCCGCCGAAGGGCTCGACTTCGAGGCGGCCCTCGAAGTGGTCCGGGCCGGGACCGTCTTCACCACCCACACCCCGGTGCCCGCCGGGATAGACCGTTTCGACCGGCAGCTGATCGCCCGCCACTTCGGCGAGGACGGCGAGCTGCCCGGCGTACCGGTGGAGAAGATCCTGCCGCTGGGCCGCGAGACCTACCCCGGCGGCGAGCCCGAGCTGTTCAACATGGCGGTGATGGGGCTCCGGCTCGCCCAGCGCGCCAACGGCGTCTCCACCCTCCACGGGGCCGTCAGCCGGGAGATGTTCTCCGGGCTCTGGCCGGGCTTCGACCCCGCCGACGTGCCGATCACCTCCATCACCAACGGCGTCCACGCCCCCACCTGGGTCGCCCCCGAGGTCTTCCGCCTCGGCGCCGGACAGGTCGGCACCGGCCGCGCCCACCAGGTCCTGGCGGGCGGACCGGTGACGGACGGCGGCACCGAGCAGCAGCCCGGCACCCCGCGCCGCTGGGACGCGGTGGGCGGCATCGGCGACCGGGACATCTGGGAGCTCCGCCGCGAGCTGCGCGGACAGCTGGTCACCGAGGTCCGCCGCCGCCTCTACGCCTCCTGGCGCAGGCGCGGCGCGGGCACCGCCGAACTGGGCTGGATCGACGACGTCCTCGACCCGGAGATCCTGACCATCGGCTTCGCCCGCCGCGTCCCCTCGTACAAGCGTCTGACGCTCATGCTGCGCGACCGCGACCGGCTGCGGGAGCTCCTCCTGCACCCGACACACCCGATCCAGATCGTCGTCGCGGGCAAGGCCCACCCCGCCGACGACGGCGGCAAGCGGCTGGTCCAGGAGCTGGTGCGGTTCGCGGACGACCCGCGCGTACGCCACCGGATCGTCTTCCTGCCGGACTACGGCATGGGCATGGCGCAGAAGCTCTACCCGGGCTGCGACGTCTGGCTCAACAACCCGCTGCGCCCGCTGGAGGCGTGCGGCACGAGCGGGATGAAGGCCGCGCTCAACGGCTGCCTCAACCTCTCGGTGCGCGACGGCTGGTGGGACGAGTGGTTCGAGCCGGACTTCGGCTGGGAGATCCCCACCGCCGACGGCTCGGCGGTCGACGAGGACCGGCGCGACGAGCTGGAGTCGAATGCCCTGTACGCCCTGATCGAGGACCGGGTCGCCCCGCGCTTCTACGACCGGGGAGCGGAGGGGCTGCCGGACCGGTGGATCGAGATGGTCCGCTCGACCCTGGTCAACCTGGGGCCGAAGGTGCTCGCGGGGCGGATGGTGCGCGAGTACGTGGAGCGGCTGTACGCCCCTGCCGCGCTCTCCCGGCGGGCGCTCGGCCCGGCGGTCGCGCGGGACCTCGCGGAGTGGAAGGCGAAGGTCCGGGCGGCGTGGCGGGAAGTCTCCGTCGACCATGTGGAGTCGGTCACCGACACGGTGGCGGGCGGCTCGGCGGAGCTGGGGGCGACCCTCTCGCTCCGGGTGCGGATCGCGCTCGGCGGGCTGGAGCCGGACGATGTGGAGGTCCAGGTGGTCGCGGGCCGGGTGGACTCGGCCGACGCCATCGCGGACGCCCAGGTCTTCCCGCTGAAGCCGGCGGGCGGCCAGGACCTGGAGGACCGCTGGCTGTACGAGGGCCCGCTCGCCCTGGACCGGACGGGACCGTACGGCTACACCGTGCGCGTCCTGCCCTCGCACGAACTGCTGGCCTCCGGCGCCGAGCTGGGCCTGCTCGCGGTGCCGAACGAGGCGACGGGCGAGGGCGCGGGCGTGCTGATGCGCTGAGCGTGTCCCGTACGGACGGGAGAACGAACGGCCCGGCAGGGGAGCAGAACCCCTGCCGGGCCGTTCGTCTTCATCCGGTGGTGCGGTGATCCCGTGGGGTCAGAAGGTGAGCTTGAAGCTGTTGATCCGGCCCGTGTCCGAGCGGTACACGTCCTGGACCCGCAGCCTCCACTGCCCGTTGGCCACCTTGGACGAGGCGTTGACCGTGTAGGTCGCGATCACGTTGTCCGCAGAGTCCGATGCGGAGGAGTTCTTCAGCCGGAAGGTGCCGCCGTCCGGGGCCACCAGGTCGATGACCAGGTCACCGCGGTAGGTGTGGCTGATGTTGACGTCCACCTTGAGGGTGCTCGGGGCGTTGCCCGCGATGCCGGTGACGTTGACCGCGCTGGTGACGGCCGCGCCCGCGTCCGGGATGTTCACCACGGTGTTGTTCTCGAAGACCTTGCCGCCCGGGTCGGGGTCGCCGCCGCCGGGTCGGGTGCCCACGTTGACGCCGGCCCAGGCGTGCGCCACGGCCGCGTACTCGGGGCTGTTGGCGCCGTACAGCTCACTGGCGACCGCGAGGGTGCCGGTGCGGGCGCCCGCGTAGTTGGTCGACGAGGTGAACTTGGTGGTGAGCGCCTTGAACCAGATCAGCGACGCCTTGTCCCGGCCGATGCCGGTGACCGGCAGTCCGTCGGAGGTCGGGGAGTCGTAGCTGACGCCGTTGATCGTCTTGGCGCCGCTGCCCTCGGAGAGCAGGTAGTACCAGTGGTTGGCCGGGCCCGAGGAGTAGTGGACGTCGACGCTGCCGATGCCCGCGTACCAGTAGTCCTTGGAGCTGCCGTCCCGGCTCGGCTTGTCCATGTAGCGCAGCGGGGTGCCGTTGCCGCGGATGTCGATCTTCTCGCCGACCAGGTAGTCGCCCGGGTCCTGGGCGTTGTTGGCGTGGAACTCGACGGCGGCGGCGAAGATGTCGGACGTCGCCTCGTTGAGACCGCCGGACTCGCCGCTGTAGACGAGGCGTGCGGTGTTCGAGGTGAGGCCGTGGGTCATCTCGTGGGCGGCCACGTCGATCGAGGTCAGCGGCTTGGCGTTGCCCGCCCCGTCGCCGTACGTCATGCAGAAGCAGCTGTCCTGCCAGAACGCGTTGACGTAGTTGTTGCCGTAGTGGACGCGGGAGTACGCGCCGACGCCGTCACCGCGGATGCCGTTGCGGCCGTGCACGTTCTTGAAGTAGTCCCAGGTGAGCGCGGCGCCGTAGTGGGCGTCGGCGCCGGCCGTCTCCAGGTTCTGCGGGGTGCCGTTGCCCCACACGTCCGTGGAGTTGGTGAAGAGCGTGCCGGTGCCGGAGGTGCCCCGGTTGAGGTTGTACGTCTTGTGGTTGCCGCGCGTGGTGTCGGTCAGGGTGTACGAGGGCGCCGTGCCCAGCGTCACCTGGCCGCTGTACTGGGTGTTGCCGGTCCCGTTGTGGACGGCCTGCCACTCGTACAGCTTCTCGCCCGTGGCCGCGTCGGTGACGACGTGCAGCTCGTTGGGGGTGCCGTCGTGCTGGAGTCCGCCGACCACCGTCTCGTAGGCGAGCTTCGGGGAGCCGCTGCCCAGCCAGACCACCTTGCGCGGGGCCTCGCTCGGCTTCGTCGCCTTCGAGCCCTCGGCCTTCGCCGCGCCGAGCGCCTGCTTCTCGGCGGTGGCCGGGGCCACGTCGGCGGTGAGCCCGACGGCCTTCAGCTGCGCGGTGGTCGCCTTCGACGCCTTGGAGACGCCGAGGGTCTTGCCCGCCGAGGTCTCCTGGACCACCAGGTCGCCGCCGAGGACGGGGAGCCCGTCCAGGGTGCGCTCGTAGCGGGTGTGCGTGGTGCCGTCCCGGTCCTGGACGACATCGCGGACGACGAGCTTCTCCGTGGCCCCGAGCCCGAGCTCCTTGGCGGTGGCCGCCTTGGTGGCGTCGGCCTCGCGGAGGAGTTCGGCGCGCTGGGCGGGGGAGAGCTTGGCGGGGAGCGCACCCGGGTCGGCCTTCGTACCGGCGGTGATCCCGCCGGCCGGGGTGACCGAGGTGGGGGTGGCGGTGGCGGAGCCGGACTGGAGTCCGACGGCGATCATGGCGGCTGCGGCTATCAGAGCGCCGGTCGCGGTGGCGCGACGGCTGGGCGTGGATCTCACGCTGGACTCCTTCTGCGAGGGGGGTTACCGGCGGCGCTGGATGAGCCGTCCGGCTGGTGCAGGCGGTGCGCAGAACGGGGGAAGAGTGTCAGCAGATCCGTATGCGTGTCAGGAGCGCGTCAAGAACTTGGCCGGAAGTCGTTCGTTGCTGGAAAGGTCATGTTCGTTAAGCGGACGTTTCGCCGATCATTACCGGAATGTTGCCGGGGTGTGCGAAGGCCCGTATTCACAGGGTGGGCACAGGTTCGGTGCGCCGATGGCACATTCGAACGGCGCGCCCGGGAGCGGTTACGGCCCACCTGGTGAGACAGGGGCGGGTTCTGGCCAGATCCCGCCAGCGGAACGGGGCGGTGCGGCGGGGTGGGGTGGGGTTCGATGCGGTGAGGTCGGGTGGGGTCCGGTGCGGTGCGGTGGGGTTCGATCCGGTCCGGTGCGGCGGTGCTCGGGTGTGGCCTTGTCGGTCAAGCCGCGCGGCCTGTGGGTGAGGTCACACGAGTCACTGACTCCCGCGTACAACCCCGCACCACCCGTAGCGGTCGAACCCATTGGCCTCACCCGTGTCTTCCCCCACCTACGAAACCCGGACGGCCCTCCCAGCCTTCGTGCCGCTCCGGCGGCACCCAGACTCTTCCGAGGTCCTCATCTCATGAAGCTCCGCCGCACCCTGGGCGTCGCCGCCGCGACCGCCGTCCTCGCCCCGGTCACCCTGCTGTCGGCCTCCGTCGCCGTCGCGAACCCCACCCCGGCCACCGAGGCCACGGAGACCTCCGAGACGTCCCCCGCGCCGCAGGAGACCGAGGGGGCGTCCACGCCGGAGACGGACGAGGGCACTCCCGCGGCCGAGGAGAAGGAGGAGACCTCTCCGGCCCCGGGTGCGGAGAAGGGCGAGGAGGCGGAGGGCGGCGAGAGCGCCGAAGGCGCCGAGAAGGGCGAAGAGGCCGCCGAGGGCGAGAAGCCCAAGGAGTCTCCGGCCCCCGTCACGACGTCCCCCGCCCCGGCCCCCAGCGAGATCGGCGACATCTGCGAGGACCAGGGGGACCTGAAGCTCGACAAGAACCTGTCCGCCGGGCTCACCGGCCTCCCGTCCAAGGTCGTGGCGGGCAGCGGGTTCCACGCCTTCAAGCTGAACGTGGTCAACAAGGGCGACAAGTCCTACAAGCGGGTCGACCTGGGTGTCTTCGCCGCGCAGGTCGACACCGACACGTGGGACGAGGACAGCGGCTACCTCACGCTCCAGTTCAAGAACCCGGAGACGGGCGCCTGGACGGACATCTCCCTCGGCGCGGACGACGAGCTCGCCGGTTACCTCGGCTACACGGACATCCGGGCCAAGGAGTCCTTCGCGATCGACCTGCGGCTGAGCGTCGACAAGAAGGCACCCGCCAGCTTCGCCTACGCCCTCGCCATCGGCATCTACGCCGACGACCAGGGCAACTGCGTCTCCCTCGGCGGCAAGGACTTCTACTCGTTCGACGTCGTCGCGGCCGGTGCCCAGCCGGGCAAGCCGAACGAGGCCGAGCCCCAGACGGGCGGCAAGAAGCCGGTCCCGGTCAAGCCCGTCGGCAACACCGAGATCAAGCCCGAGGGCACGCTCGCCCAGACCGGTTCGGACTCCAACCTGCCGGTCATCGCGACCATCGGCGGAGTGGCGATCCTGGCCGGTGCCGGTGTCGTCTTCGCCCTGGGCCGTCGCCGCCGGGACGGTGCGGCCGCCTGATCTCCCGTACGGGACGTGAGACGTGTCCCCCTGTCCGACGGCGGACAGGGGGACACGTCTGTGTGGGGGAGGTAGTCAGGGGGCGCGCGTCTGTGCGGGGGCGGCCCGGTCAGGGCGGTGCGTCCGCCGGGTAGACCGCGTCCAGCAGTCCCCGTACGAACCGGTCGAGGTCGTCCAGGCCCGCCGCCGCCAGGGTGGCCGGGCCGCCGCCCAGCAGGTGCGGGATCGCCGCGTGCAGCGCGAGCGTGACGGTGGCGGCCCGCTGCGGGGTGACGGGTAGTCCGGCGGACCGCTGGACCGCCTCGAACCCGGCGAAGTCGCCGCTCGCCATCGGGTCCAGGAGGGCGGAGAGCCAGGGGCGCCGGGCCGCCTCCGCCTGGAGCTCCAGGTAGGCGAGGAGCCGGGGGCGGCCGGGTCCGGCGACGTTCTCCAGGAGAGTGCGGAACAGGGCCACCACCCCCTCGCGGTCGGCGGGGCCGGGGCCGGTGGCGAGCCGGGCGGTGAGCGCGAGGTACTGCTCCAGACAGCGCCCGGCCACCGCCCGCAGCACCGCGTCCCGGGTCGGGAAGTAGTTCTTGGTGGTCCCGTCCGGGACCCCGGCCGCCCGGTCCACGGCCCGGTGGGTGAGGCCGCGCCCGCCCTCCTCGGCCAGTACGGCGACGGCCGCGTCGCGCAGCCGGTCGCGCCGGTCAGGGTTCATGCGCCCGCTTCCTCGGTCCGCCGTTCTCTCTGTCTCTGCTTGCCGATGCTACCCCAGGCGTGGTACCACGGATGTGGTGGTTGTTCGCACCGGCCGGACGAGCTTCGGGAGTACGTCATGACAGGGCGCGCGGGAACAGGGGCAGGGCCCGGAACGGCGACCGTCGTCGGGGCGGGCGTCGGGGGCCTGGCGACGGCGATCGGGCTGCGCCGCGCGGGCTGGCGGGTGACTGTGCTGGAGCGCCGCACCGAACTGGAGCGGTACGGCGCCGCCTTCGGCATCCACCCCACCGCCCAGTCGGCGCTCGACCGGCTCGGCG carries:
- a CDS encoding glycogen phosphorylase is translated as MKAIRRFTVRPVLPEPLRPLHDLARNLRWSWHTETRELFRSADPEGWRPADADPVRLLGSLTAGRLAELGRDEEYLGRLAEVSADLKEYLDGPRWYQEQQAAGAELPSAIAYFSPEFGVTAALPQYSGGLGILAGDHLKAASDLGVPLIGVGLLYRHGYFRQSLSREGWQQEHYPVLDPNELPLDLVREADGTPARVVLALPGGRSLYACIWLARVGRVPLLLLDSDVEENAPGERDVTDRLYGGGSDHRLLQEMLLGIGGVRAVRTWCRLTRTPEPEVFHTNEGHAGFLGLERIRELAAEGLDFEAALEVVRAGTVFTTHTPVPAGIDRFDRQLIARHFGEDGELPGVPVEKILPLGRETYPGGEPELFNMAVMGLRLAQRANGVSTLHGAVSREMFSGLWPGFDPADVPITSITNGVHAPTWVAPEVFRLGAGQVGTGRAHQVLAGGPVTDGGTEQQPGTPRRWDAVGGIGDRDIWELRRELRGQLVTEVRRRLYASWRRRGAGTAELGWIDDVLDPEILTIGFARRVPSYKRLTLMLRDRDRLRELLLHPTHPIQIVVAGKAHPADDGGKRLVQELVRFADDPRVRHRIVFLPDYGMGMAQKLYPGCDVWLNNPLRPLEACGTSGMKAALNGCLNLSVRDGWWDEWFEPDFGWEIPTADGSAVDEDRRDELESNALYALIEDRVAPRFYDRGAEGLPDRWIEMVRSTLVNLGPKVLAGRMVREYVERLYAPAALSRRALGPAVARDLAEWKAKVRAAWREVSVDHVESVTDTVAGGSAELGATLSLRVRIALGGLEPDDVEVQVVAGRVDSADAIADAQVFPLKPAGGQDLEDRWLYEGPLALDRTGPYGYTVRVLPSHELLASGAELGLLAVPNEATGEGAGVLMR
- a CDS encoding peptidase M4, which encodes MRSTPSRRATATGALIAAAAMIAVGLQSGSATATPTSVTPAGGITAGTKADPGALPAKLSPAQRAELLREADATKAATAKELGLGATEKLVVRDVVQDRDGTTHTRYERTLDGLPVLGGDLVVQETSAGKTLGVSKASKATTAQLKAVGLTADVAPATAEKQALGAAKAEGSKATKPSEAPRKVVWLGSGSPKLAYETVVGGLQHDGTPNELHVVTDAATGEKLYEWQAVHNGTGNTQYSGQVTLGTAPSYTLTDTTRGNHKTYNLNRGTSGTGTLFTNSTDVWGNGTPQNLETAGADAHYGAALTWDYFKNVHGRNGIRGDGVGAYSRVHYGNNYVNAFWQDSCFCMTYGDGAGNAKPLTSIDVAAHEMTHGLTSNTARLVYSGESGGLNEATSDIFAAAVEFHANNAQDPGDYLVGEKIDIRGNGTPLRYMDKPSRDGSSKDYWYAGIGSVDVHYSSGPANHWYYLLSEGSGAKTINGVSYDSPTSDGLPVTGIGRDKASLIWFKALTTKFTSSTNYAGARTGTLAVASELYGANSPEYAAVAHAWAGVNVGTRPGGGDPDPGGKVFENNTVVNIPDAGAAVTSAVNVTGIAGNAPSTLKVDVNISHTYRGDLVIDLVAPDGGTFRLKNSSASDSADNVIATYTVNASSKVANGQWRLRVQDVYRSDTGRINSFKLTF
- a CDS encoding TetR family transcriptional regulator, yielding MNPDRRDRLRDAAVAVLAEEGGRGLTHRAVDRAAGVPDGTTKNYFPTRDAVLRAVAGRCLEQYLALTARLATGPGPADREGVVALFRTLLENVAGPGRPRLLAYLELQAEAARRPWLSALLDPMASGDFAGFEAVQRSAGLPVTPQRAATVTLALHAAIPHLLGGGPATLAAAGLDDLDRFVRGLLDAVYPADAPP